In Streptomyces sp. NBC_00569, a single genomic region encodes these proteins:
- the rimP gene encoding ribosome maturation factor RimP, producing MSTTQSERLRSLLEPLVSSQGLDLEEIEVASVGRKRVLRVVVDSDSGADLDQVADVSRALSAKLDETDAMGEGEYDLEVGTPGAERPLTEHRHYLRAIDRLVKFQLADGADTELVARILKVDDEGLDLEVPGVKGRKPTARRLTFDDIAKARVQVEFNRKNKNEENAEEA from the coding sequence ATGAGCACCACCCAGAGCGAGAGGCTGCGGTCACTACTGGAACCGCTCGTGAGCTCCCAGGGCCTCGATCTCGAAGAGATCGAAGTGGCATCGGTCGGACGTAAGCGCGTGCTGCGAGTCGTCGTCGACTCCGATTCCGGAGCCGATCTGGACCAGGTCGCCGATGTGAGCCGCGCGCTCTCGGCGAAGCTCGACGAGACGGACGCCATGGGCGAGGGCGAGTACGACCTCGAGGTCGGCACCCCGGGCGCCGAGCGGCCGCTCACCGAGCACCGGCACTACCTGCGTGCGATCGACCGCCTGGTGAAGTTCCAGCTGGCCGACGGCGCCGACACCGAGCTCGTCGCGCGGATCCTGAAGGTCGACGACGAGGGCCTGGACCTCGAGGTGCCCGGCGTGAAGGGGCGCAAGCCCACCGCCCGCAGGCTCACCTTCGACGACATCGCCAAGGCGCGCGTCCAGGTCGAGTTCAACCGTAAGAACAAGAACGAAGAGAATGCAGAGGAGGCGTAG